The following are from one region of the Sandaracinus amylolyticus genome:
- a CDS encoding EF-hand domain-containing protein has protein sequence MPHRYAPVVLDPGHVLREIARDRIRRNAFLRLRQHHRAMPRAAFLGVLAVLLALRVHSIVCMLIAWHGGLADPTTWATGAQVVTEHVTPFHHHPNPFGWSWGFQLFVGLHDLTGILLFATCLIPLFATPGSAVHVRAGRVFVVVWLLHLTDGLINSGHILIARGFEPTRYYDVTNQGFSLYLYLQFAFISSLVIDFLAHGLAALRYKNRPPPRPMRAVMLFLPLSSLVLGIGLTIWAVMRLVRGGPAETPNTYPFAIVYLVQIPAYVYLVARNVSYWLRPTPRAWLQGWVTEHQRNMMFCVQVTLYTGLANVCSRFAPALAPFVFAAIDLGFLLWLVTKERSLRAQVVRSRLGLAVVASLRTLRLSRPPQPRRVDVSAPDARWIAGFFELDRPGELGRDDLRALLARQGIELRDHELDRLMGALDRDGSGRIEPRELAAFLTTWFAPEPDDEHALALAFRALDDDGDGQVTRDELQRALQDGADALRAVELDALMDAADLDGSGAIDWDEFCASMRPTKH, from the coding sequence GTGCCGCACCGCTACGCACCGGTCGTGCTCGACCCCGGCCACGTGCTCCGCGAGATCGCGCGCGACCGCATCCGTCGCAACGCGTTCCTCCGCCTCCGCCAGCACCATCGCGCGATGCCACGCGCCGCGTTCCTCGGCGTGCTCGCGGTCCTCCTCGCGCTGCGCGTGCACAGCATCGTCTGCATGCTGATCGCGTGGCACGGCGGGCTCGCCGATCCGACCACGTGGGCCACCGGCGCGCAGGTCGTCACCGAGCACGTCACGCCCTTCCACCATCACCCGAACCCGTTCGGATGGAGCTGGGGCTTCCAGCTCTTCGTCGGCCTGCACGACCTCACCGGCATCCTGCTCTTCGCCACGTGCCTGATCCCGCTCTTCGCGACGCCGGGCAGCGCGGTGCACGTGCGCGCCGGGCGCGTCTTCGTCGTCGTGTGGCTGCTCCACCTGACCGACGGCCTGATCAACAGCGGGCACATCCTCATCGCACGCGGGTTCGAGCCGACTCGCTACTACGACGTCACGAACCAGGGCTTCTCGCTCTATCTCTATCTCCAGTTCGCGTTCATCTCGTCGCTCGTCATCGACTTCCTCGCGCACGGCCTCGCCGCGCTCCGCTACAAGAACCGACCGCCGCCGCGCCCGATGCGCGCGGTGATGCTCTTCCTCCCGCTCTCGAGCCTCGTGCTCGGCATCGGGCTCACGATCTGGGCGGTGATGCGCCTCGTGCGCGGAGGGCCCGCGGAGACGCCGAACACGTACCCGTTCGCGATCGTCTACCTCGTGCAGATCCCCGCGTACGTCTATCTCGTCGCGCGCAACGTCTCGTACTGGCTGCGCCCGACGCCGCGCGCGTGGCTGCAGGGATGGGTCACCGAGCACCAGCGCAACATGATGTTCTGCGTGCAGGTGACGCTCTACACCGGCCTCGCGAACGTCTGCTCGCGCTTCGCGCCCGCGCTCGCGCCCTTCGTGTTCGCGGCGATCGACCTCGGATTCCTGCTCTGGCTCGTGACCAAGGAGCGCTCGCTGCGCGCGCAGGTCGTGCGCTCGCGGCTCGGTCTCGCGGTCGTCGCCTCGCTGCGCACGCTGCGCCTGTCGCGCCCGCCCCAGCCCCGACGCGTCGACGTGAGCGCGCCCGACGCGCGGTGGATCGCAGGCTTCTTCGAGCTCGATCGCCCGGGCGAGCTCGGCCGCGACGATCTGCGCGCGCTGCTCGCGCGGCAGGGCATCGAGCTGCGCGATCACGAGCTCGATCGCCTCATGGGCGCGCTCGATCGCGATGGCAGCGGGCGCATCGAGCCGCGCGAGCTCGCCGCGTTCCTCACGACGTGGTTCGCGCCCGAGCCCGACGACGAGCACGCGCTCGCGCTCGCGTTCCGCGCGCTCGACGACGACGGCGACGGTCAGGTCACGCGCGACGAGCTCCAGCGCGCGCTGCAGGACGGCGCCGACGCGCTGCGCGCGGTCGAGCTCGATGCGCTGATGGACGCCGCCGATCTCGACGGCAGCGGTGCGATCGACTGGGACGAGTTCTGCGCGTCGATGCGCCCCACCAAGCATTGA
- a CDS encoding SRPBCC family protein — protein sequence MMSSTDRIEKKRLLRAPRDRVWRALTDPAEFGSWFGMRLDAPRFEPRAHVRGRITIPEYAHVVVDMWITKLEPQRLFSYRWHPYAVDPAVDYSKEEPTLVEFVLEDAPGGTLLLASESGFDRIPIARRAEAYRMNTGGWEAQLENIAKHVEG from the coding sequence ATCATGTCGAGCACCGATCGCATCGAGAAGAAGCGCCTGCTCCGCGCCCCCCGTGACCGCGTGTGGCGCGCGCTCACCGACCCTGCCGAGTTCGGCTCGTGGTTCGGCATGCGGCTCGACGCGCCCAGGTTCGAGCCCCGCGCGCACGTCCGGGGGCGCATCACGATCCCCGAGTACGCGCACGTCGTCGTCGACATGTGGATCACGAAGCTCGAGCCGCAGCGCCTGTTCTCGTACCGCTGGCACCCGTACGCCGTCGATCCCGCGGTCGACTACTCGAAGGAGGAGCCGACGCTCGTCGAATTCGTCCTCGAGGACGCACCCGGCGGTACGCTGCTGCTCGCCAGCGAGTCCGGCTTCGATCGCATCCCGATCGCGCGCCGCGCCGAGGCGTACCGCATGAACACCGGTGGCTGGGAGGCCCAGCTGGAGAACATCGCGAAACATGTCGAGGGCTGA
- a CDS encoding ArsR/SmtB family transcription factor, which translates to MSRAERSTARELRAAAPVFAALGDETRLRIVARLGTGGPASIARLTEGSGVTRQAISKHLLVLEGAGLVRSARQGRESVYELHPRELETARRALDRISAAWDDALDRLAAHVEQSDE; encoded by the coding sequence ATGTCGAGGGCTGAGCGTTCCACCGCGCGCGAGCTGCGCGCCGCCGCGCCGGTGTTCGCCGCGCTGGGCGACGAGACGCGGCTGCGCATCGTCGCCCGTCTCGGCACCGGTGGTCCCGCGTCGATCGCGCGCCTCACCGAGGGCTCGGGCGTCACGCGCCAGGCGATCTCGAAGCACCTCCTGGTGCTCGAGGGCGCAGGGCTCGTGCGCAGCGCGCGCCAGGGCCGCGAGAGCGTCTACGAGCTCCACCCGCGCGAGCTCGAGACCGCACGCCGCGCGCTCGATCGCATCTCGGCCGCGTGGGACGACGCCCTCGATCGCCTCGCCGCACACGTCGAGCAGAGCGACGAGTGA
- a CDS encoding MBL fold metallo-hydrolase — MLFRQLFDLESSTYTYLLADEDTREAVLIDPVLEQVERDLSLVRELDLRLVYVLDTHVHADHVTGAGAVRERTGAKSVLSERSGAGCADVFVKEGDVIRFGRHALEVRETPGHTNGCLTYVTADHAMAFTGDALLVRGSGRTDFQQGSPHTLYHSVHEKIFSLPDACLLYPAHDYKGRTVTSVAEEKRFNPRLGGGKSEPEFVDIMEHLQLAYPKKIDVAVPANLHCGLPEPAHAEPASGQAWAPVETSAGGIPEVTPEWVASNRSAARVVDVREPIELSSELGHIPGVEHVPLAAVPSVARRWSRDRPIVLVCRSGGRSGKAALQLREMGFRDVASIRGGMTAWNAAKLPIERRPIAAYPASPQG, encoded by the coding sequence ATGCTCTTCCGACAGCTCTTCGACCTCGAGTCGTCGACGTACACGTACCTGCTCGCCGACGAGGACACTCGCGAGGCGGTGCTCATCGATCCGGTGCTGGAGCAGGTCGAGCGCGATCTCTCGTTGGTGCGCGAGCTCGATCTGCGCCTGGTCTACGTGCTCGACACCCACGTGCATGCGGATCACGTGACGGGCGCAGGCGCGGTCCGGGAGCGCACCGGCGCGAAGTCCGTGTTGTCCGAGCGCTCGGGCGCGGGCTGCGCGGATGTCTTCGTGAAGGAGGGCGACGTGATCCGGTTCGGTCGCCACGCCCTCGAGGTGCGCGAGACACCTGGCCACACCAACGGCTGCCTGACCTACGTGACCGCGGATCACGCGATGGCGTTCACCGGCGACGCGCTGCTGGTGCGCGGGTCGGGACGCACCGACTTCCAGCAGGGCAGCCCGCACACGCTCTATCACTCGGTGCACGAGAAGATCTTCTCGCTCCCCGACGCGTGCCTGCTCTATCCCGCCCACGACTACAAGGGTCGGACGGTGACCAGCGTCGCCGAGGAGAAGCGCTTCAATCCGCGGCTCGGTGGAGGCAAGAGCGAGCCCGAGTTCGTCGACATCATGGAGCACCTGCAGCTCGCGTATCCGAAGAAGATCGATGTCGCAGTGCCCGCGAACCTGCACTGCGGATTGCCCGAGCCGGCGCACGCCGAGCCCGCGTCGGGGCAGGCCTGGGCGCCCGTCGAGACGAGCGCGGGTGGGATCCCCGAGGTCACGCCGGAGTGGGTCGCGTCGAACCGCAGCGCGGCGCGGGTGGTCGACGTGCGCGAGCCGATCGAGCTCTCGAGCGAGCTCGGGCACATCCCGGGCGTCGAGCACGTGCCGCTCGCGGCGGTGCCCAGCGTCGCTCGGCGCTGGTCGCGTGATCGTCCGATCGTGCTGGTCTGTCGATCGGGCGGTCGCTCGGGGAAGGCGGCGCTGCAGCTGCGCGAGATGGGCTTCCGCGACGTGGCGTCGATCCGCGGCGGGATGACGGCATGGAACGCGGCGAAGCTGCCGATCGAGCGGCGCCCGATCGCGGCGTATCCCGCGTCCCCGCAGGGATGA
- a CDS encoding GFA family protein, producing the protein MKKTYRGSCHCGAVRFECDLDLAPAGERSAPELPGVWWTSTFRCDCTYCLKTRMWKGFVRAKDFRAIAGDEVLGDYLFGTRAIHHRFCKACGVTTYASASMEQLGGDFYAVNIACFDDATPEELERAPITYEDGAHDAWDRPPARTRHL; encoded by the coding sequence ATGAAGAAGACGTATCGGGGCAGCTGTCACTGCGGCGCGGTCCGGTTCGAGTGCGACCTCGATCTCGCGCCTGCGGGGGAGCGATCGGCGCCGGAGCTGCCCGGCGTGTGGTGGACTTCGACCTTCCGATGCGACTGCACGTACTGCCTGAAGACGCGCATGTGGAAGGGTTTCGTGCGCGCGAAGGACTTCCGCGCGATCGCGGGAGACGAGGTGCTCGGCGACTATCTCTTCGGCACGCGGGCGATCCACCACCGCTTCTGCAAGGCGTGCGGCGTCACGACCTACGCGAGCGCGTCGATGGAGCAGCTCGGCGGGGACTTCTACGCCGTGAACATCGCGTGCTTCGACGATGCGACGCCGGAGGAGCTCGAGCGCGCGCCGATCACCTACGAGGACGGCGCGCACGACGCGTGGGATCGTCCACCGGCGCGCACCCGCCACCTCTGA